One window of the Leishmania mexicana MHOM/GT/2001/U1103 complete genome, chromosome 11 genome contains the following:
- a CDS encoding putative kinesin — MHASPAGQASPPTRATTRPYQFSVDQVFNTHASQIEVYEQSCKRIVEGIFHGINGSILAYGATGSGKTHTMFGSTMSAAGIVYQAVQDIFAEKERLEEEEGKRVRIKCSFLEVYNEDVFDLLARPVGDGSGGAKSLANSGTGTSGREAKRVPLQVREASDTAASGSAGFDASESGSINNGGLHIRGLTHVFPETFEDFARSIEHGHTQRFVAATGANAQSSRSHAIITVEVEVRHSNTRANVGDLGFVSAVDDNADAAEATAEFSPTKKAAKKKKKPLASTVTIAKIQFADLAGSERAAATSNTGLRLREGGNINRSLLALGAVVQSLVQQKVRRRQTGGKGGGKIFIPYRGSKLTRLLRDSIGGNCRTQMLFCLSPSTKHTEETVNTMKFAMNAKEIQVEAHRNEFAVNSSQLAKTQEALIEELREELARAQSALAAYTSGLSGNNGNHRSGTERNQSQRADAMPATESGSAGSESPSLTPHTRQGASPSTSNSPLAPLSTSNRSRSSPAPTPAVPALSSGPAKGAPRGTVTPSAAAAGAAASSSSVDVSHSPISIGGTDVLQGGSGLRPSISSRTARPSVFSETTPLFSELEAKLKNFSAQKESLYHEVREAQERQRDRETQLREQQWRLATFLVSDASGSRARGEVDGNGTTGIGVAGLRKMIAAMEAEQAQQAHQLTALTERLDDADRQFAATRQELLRERQGTSLELLLDNARLRQGCTEAECLAAHYHQECRSLLNRQAEYAEALSKCVEAIQRLRPHLAQLTSLTSSMNGSNNGNAIAAAAETANVALLYALLPTASTAQMTTVFESALHSTVKSSLQAPPLKSVSAVSFPAQPMPFAHPPLAPSPTNRAGRSNSSSPLRGGGSAGTRGSNHLAEHFRDLMATAESMHLTSSSERDTNEITEGFRTRHGHLVQTADRTNSPERRPSIQQGGKTDEPHGRAPATGNKNAPKAFGRTLSLTGLTQNSASAPPGGRKRRLCPVADKTSSGGPASGHAPRTINGTAAKKSVGGGAPHVQALERSVSAPLPFTRSASRTQGPAAGPARKPKAASGSGPAAASLTRRHAGAQKVTRHQANRRMPVGSSGAGHTATSSSFAFVRSNHASALRALAFAMDGTDSSIRGRSNRRGEVDSSPPMVARASSEATANKGRSRSMPNTNDAAKRRQSSSGTGNKFAANKMPSCPDVDCGSSRAQAQQERKRASGGAAPHLLSFAPSSASKFERTNKKAGKLARSQATIASLGPLHMAGASGAPLQHRLDSATDTAATLTPVESPSRISFSSSHSSNPIMSCTSGSSSYNGAPEGRAATPETGAHNTKKVTNGARKRHDKTPQLTVARLLECAAAAAAAPALPQYNSTLSANTHGSDCVNKESGQQPLQSRTRTSFTDDLMVSISTCFSDGLSPNSRGQVSSSHY; from the coding sequence ATGCACGCGAGCCCGGCAGGGCAAgcttcgccgccgacgcgcgCCACAACTCGCCCATATCAGTTCTCTGTTGATCAGGTTTtcaacacgcacgcctcgcagATCGAGGTGTACGAGCAGTCGTGCAAGCGCATCGTAGAGGGTATCTTCCACGGCATCAACGGCTCCATCCTCGCCTACGGCGCCACCGGCTCTGGCAAGACGCACACCATGTTTGGCAGCACAATGAGCGCTGCGGGCATTGTGTACCAGGCCGTTCAGGACATCTTtgcggagaaggagcgactggaagaagaagagggcaAGCGCGTACGCATCAAGTGCAGCTTTCTCGAGGTCTACAACGAGGATGTTTTCGATCTGCTCGCCAGGCCGGTGggagacggcagcggcggcgcgaaaTCCTTGGCGAACAGCGGCACTGGTACCTCGGGCCGAGAAGCGAAGCGAGTCCCTCTTCAGGTGCGCGAGGCATCCGACACGGCGGCTTCTGGGTCTGCCGGCTTTGATGCCAGTGAAAGCGGCAGCATCAACAACGGCGGGCTGCACATTCGTGGGCTAACACACGTCTTCCCCGAGACGTTCGAGGACTTCGCCCGGAGCATCGAGCACGGCCACACACAGCGATTCGTGGCCGCCACCGGGGCTAATGCGCAGTCGAGCCGCTCGCACGCGATCATCACGGTTGAGGTAGAGGTGCGCCACAGTAATACCCGCGCCAACGTTGGTGACTTGGGGTTTGTGTCTGCGGTGGATGACAACGCCGATGCGGCAGAGGCAACCGCAGAGTTCTCGCCAACGAAGAAAGCggcaaagaagaaaaagaagccgTTGGCGTCGACGGTTACTATCGCGAAGATTCAGTTCGCGGATCTGGCGGGTTCTGAGCGAGCCGCCGCGACCAGTAATACGGGCCTGCGTCTTCGCGAGGGAGGCAACATTAACCGGTCGCTGCTAGCGCTCGGTGCGGTTGTGCAGAGCCTGGTGCAGCAgaaggtgcggcggcggcagacaggtggcaagggcggcggcaagATCTTTATTCCGTACCGTGGGTCCAAGCTGACACGGTTGCTGCGCGACAGCATCGGCGGCAACTGCCGCACGCAGATGCTCTTCTGCCTGAGCCCGAGCACGAAGCACACGGAGGAGACGGTGAACACGATGAAGTTTGCGATGAACGCGAAGGAGATTCAGGTGGAGGCGCACCGCAACGAGTTCGCCGTCAACTCGAGCCAACTCGCCAAAACGCAGGAGGCGCTCATCGAGGAACTGCGCGAGGAGCTTGCTCGCGCGCAGTCTGCCCTCGCCGCGTACACGAGTGGTCTCAGCGGCAACAACGGCAACCATAGAAGCGGCACCGAAAGGAATCAGTCTCAGCGTGCGGACGCGATGCCGGCGACCGAGAGCGGCTCCGCTGGCAGCGAGAGTCCTTCGCTGACCCCACACACTCGACAGggggcgtcgccgtcgacgtcgaACAGCCCTCTTGCTCCCCTCAGCACTAGTAATCGCAGCCGCAGTAGTCCTGCCCCCACACCAGCAGTGCCAGCCTTGTCCTCGGGGCCTGCCAAGGGCGCCCCACGGGGAACCGTCACACCatctgcggcagccgcgggtgcagcagcgtcatcgtcgtccgtGGACGTATCCCACTCTCCCATATCGATCGGTGGCACCGACGTGCTGCAGGGCGGGAGCGGGCTACGCCCATCCATCAGCAGCCGCACTGCTCGCCCATCTGTCTTCTCTGAGACCACTCCGCTTTTCTCTGAGCTGGAGGCAAAGCTGAAAAACTTCTCTGCGCAAAAGGAAAGCCTCTACCACGAGGTgcgcgaggcgcaggagcgccAACGTGATAGGGAGACACAGCTgcgagagcagcagtggcggcttGCCACTTTTCTTGTCAGCGACGCCtccggcagccgcgcacgcggGGAGGTGGACGGAaacggcaccaccggcatTGGGGTCGCCGGCCTGCGCAAGATGATTGCGgccatggaggcggagcaggctCAGCAAGCACACCAGCTGACCGCGCTGACAGAGCggctcgacgacgcggatcGGCAGTTCGCCGCCACGCGGCAGGAGCTGCTACGCGAGCGTCAGGGCACCTCGCTTGAGCTGCTGCTAGACAACGCGCGTCTGCGCCAAGGGTGCACGGAGGCCGAGTGCCTGGCCGCGCACTACCACCAGGAATGCCGCTCGCTGCTCAACCGTCAGGCTGAATACGCCGAAGCGCTGAGCAAGTGTGTCGAGGCTATTCAGCGCCTTCGTCCGCACCTCGCCCAGCTTACCTCGCTCACGTCCTCCATGaacggcagcaacaacggcaaCGCCATCGCAGCCGCGGCCGAGACGGCGAATGTGGCTCTCTTgtacgcgctgctgcccaccGCGTCCACCGCACAGATGACGACCGTGTTCGAGTCCGCGTTGCACTCGACCGTGAAATCGTCGCTGCAGGCCCCGCCACTGAAGTCGGTCTCTGCCGTCTCCTTTCCTGCGCAGCCAATGCCCTTTGCACacccgccgctggcgccgagTCCGACGAACCGGGCCGGCCGCAGCAACAGCTCCAGTCcactgcgcggcggcgggtcTGCCGGCACTCGTGGCTCGAATCACCTCGCGGAGCATTTCCGAGACCTGATGGCCACCGCCGAGTCGATGCATCTCACCAGCAGTAGCGAGAGGGATACGAACGAGATCACGGAGGGGTTTCGCACGCGTCACGGCCATCTCGTGCAGACGGCGGACCGCACAAATAGTCCGGAGCGGCGTCCTTCAATACAGCAGGGGGGCAAGACCGATGAGCCCCATGGCCGGGCTCCCGCAACCGGCAACAAAAACGCCCCCAAAGCGTTCGGGCGCACGCTCAGTCTCACAGGCTTGACCCAAAACTCAGCGTCGGCGCCACCTGGAGGCCGCAAGAGGCGCCTATGTCCGGTAGCAGACAAGACGTCATCGGGTGGACCGGCCAGCGGACACGCGCCTCGCACCATCAACGGAACAGCCGCCAAAAAGAgcgttggtggtggcgcgcCACACGTGCAAGCGCTCGAGCGGTCCGTCTCCGCCCCGCTCCCGTTTACTCGCTCAGCGTCACGTACCCAAGGCCCAGCCGCTGGACCAGCTCGCAAACCTAAGGCAGCTAGTGGCTCAGGCCCCGCCGCTGCATCATTGACGCGACGTCACGCAGGTGCACAGAAGGTTACCCGGCATCAGGCAAACAGGCGGATGCCCGTCGGCAGTTCCGGTGCCGGGCACACCGCTACATCTTCTTCCTTCGCCTTTGTGCGCAGCAACCATgcgtctgcgctgcgggCGCTCGCATTCGCCATGGACGGTACAGACTCTAGCATTAGAGGACGGTCGAACCGTCGCGGAGAGGTGGACTCGTCACCGCCGATGGTTGCGCGGGCGTCTTCGGAGGCGACAGCGAACAAGGGTAGAAGTCGTAGCATGCCGAACACCAACGATGCCGCcaagaggaggcagagcagcagcggtacaGGCAATAAGTTCGCCGCCAACAAGATGCCATCTTGCCCCGACGTGGACTGCGGCTCATCACGTGCGCAGGCTCAGCAGGAGAGGAAGCgcgccagcggtggcgcggcgccgcacctGCTGAGTTTCGCACCGTCATCAGCGTCGAAGTTTGAGCGCACCAATAAGAAGGCAGGCAAGCTTGCCCGATCCCAGGCAACCATTGCTTCTCTTGGTCCCCTTCACATGGCCGGGGCTTCAGGGgccccgctgcagcaccggtTGGATTCTGCCACCGATACCGCGGCAACCCTTACCCCCGTGGAAAGCCCGTCCCGCATCTCGTTCTCCAGCAGTCATAGCAGCAACCCCATCATGAGCTGCACGTCTGGGTCGTCGAGCTACAACGGTGCGCCAGAGGGTCGAGCTGCCACACCTGAAACGGGCGCGCACAACACGAAAAAGGTTACCAATGGTGCACGAAAAAGGCATGACAAAACCCCACagctgacggtggcgcgtCTGCTGgagtgcgcggcggcagcggcggcggcgcctgcgtTACCGCAATACAACTCCACCTTGTCTGCGAACACACACGGTAGTGATTGCGTGAACAAGGAGAGCGGCCAACAGCCACTTCagtcgcgcacgcgcact